The following coding sequences lie in one Oceanicola sp. 502str15 genomic window:
- a CDS encoding ABC transporter permease — translation MTRGVGATALSLLGLLGLWIVAAALTADPTVLPQPWALIAPFGKALASGELLYHLGHTLLRVAWAFVLAMSVGCVLGVVMGRSEWVNQWLDPWLVVFLNLPALVLIVLCYLWIGLTEAAAIAAVTLNKIPNVTTVIREGARALSPDLDAMAAVYRMPFIDRLRHVVLPQLAPYMAAAARSGIAVIWKIVLVVEFLGRSSGVGFKIHLYFQLFDVAMVLVYAFSFIAVMLAVEWLALQPWERRVRRWRAA, via the coding sequence ATGACACGCGGGGTCGGCGCGACGGCGCTGTCGCTTCTGGGGCTGCTCGGCCTCTGGATCGTCGCGGCGGCGCTCACCGCCGACCCCACCGTGCTGCCCCAGCCCTGGGCGCTGATCGCGCCCTTCGGCAAGGCGCTGGCTTCGGGGGAGTTGCTGTATCACCTTGGTCATACGCTGCTGCGGGTGGCCTGGGCCTTTGTGCTGGCGATGTCTGTCGGCTGTGTGCTGGGCGTGGTGATGGGGCGCAGCGAGTGGGTCAACCAATGGCTCGACCCTTGGCTGGTGGTGTTTCTGAACTTGCCGGCGCTGGTGCTGATCGTGCTCTGCTATCTCTGGATCGGGCTGACAGAGGCGGCGGCCATTGCGGCGGTGACGCTGAACAAGATCCCGAATGTGACCACGGTCATAAGAGAGGGGGCGCGGGCGCTTTCGCCCGACCTCGACGCCATGGCCGCGGTCTACCGGATGCCCTTCATCGACCGGTTGCGCCACGTGGTCTTGCCCCAGCTTGCGCCCTATATGGCGGCAGCGGCCCGCTCGGGGATCGCGGTGATCTGGAAGATCGTGCTGGTGGTCGAGTTCCTCGGGCGCTCCTCGGGCGTCGGCTTCAAGATTCACCTGTATTTTCAGCTCTTCGACGTGGCGATGGTGCTGGTTTACGCCTTCTCCTTCATCGCGGTGATGCTGGCCGTTGAATGGTTGGCGCTACAGCCTTGGGAGCGCCGCGTGCGCCGGTGGCGGGCGGCATGA
- a CDS encoding SRPBCC family protein encodes MAHGPTRQKVTLTMEVPAAPAEVWEVIGSFQDMSWHPAVFSTTGEGGNEIDATRRLVLGEEGGGTIDEVLYKYDPEKMTYSYRITEVAVEVLPVTNYSSHLTVKPGANGGSLIEWRGAFYRGYPNNDPPPELSDEAAIAAVSAVYQAGLDALAERFAGSN; translated from the coding sequence ATGGCCCACGGGCCTACCCGCCAGAAGGTTACGCTGACCATGGAAGTCCCCGCCGCGCCCGCCGAGGTCTGGGAGGTGATCGGCAGTTTTCAGGATATGTCCTGGCACCCGGCGGTGTTTTCCACCACCGGCGAGGGCGGCAACGAGATCGACGCCACCCGCCGCCTCGTGCTGGGCGAAGAGGGCGGCGGCACCATCGACGAGGTGCTCTACAAGTACGACCCCGAGAAGATGACCTATTCCTACCGGATCACCGAGGTCGCGGTCGAAGTGCTGCCCGTCACCAACTACTCGTCCCACCTCACCGTCAAACCCGGCGCCAATGGCGGCTCGCTGATCGAATGGCGCGGCGCCTTCTATCGCGGCTACCCCAACAACGATCCGCCCCCCGAGCTGAGCGACGAGGCCGCCATCGCCGCCGTCTCCGCCGTCTATCAGGCCGGGCTCGATGCGCTGGCCGAGCGCTTTGCCGGCTCCAACTAG
- a CDS encoding PepSY domain-containing protein has translation MKHALTLIAALALAAPAFAEAHGEGPDAETVEKIMMKLTEMKCQMAEEDIEMEEDGGYDLDDVICEGGQQYDITLDADLNETGRRAE, from the coding sequence ATGAAACATGCGCTGACCCTGATTGCTGCCCTTGCCCTTGCTGCCCCGGCCTTTGCCGAGGCCCATGGCGAGGGGCCCGATGCGGAGACGGTCGAGAAGATCATGATGAAGCTCACCGAGATGAAGTGTCAGATGGCCGAAGAGGACATCGAGATGGAAGAGGATGGTGGCTACGATCTGGACGATGTGATCTGTGAGGGCGGTCAGCAATATGACATCACGCTTGATGCGGATCTGAACGAAACCGGGCGCCGGGCCGAATAG
- a CDS encoding quinoprotein dehydrogenase-associated SoxYZ-like carrier — translation MKRLLLPALLALASPALALDPSWPDLQAALYEGRALLPGDDVIAIDAPYRSADDARTRIAAQVAAPEGRQLASLTVILDENPMPVSAVFSFTEPLPRFTFEATFRVNGPTPLHMVAETTDGALWVSETFVKTSGKGACSAPPGTDPEEALATLGNMEIALSPLPSESALDRLGALAHGQKQVDIDVSHPSHSGMQMDQISLLYIPMRYVENLDVELDGGAYVDITGSISLSENPSVSLSVPRAAGHIGVTMTDTDGTTTHAERALADY, via the coding sequence ATGAAACGCCTGCTCCTGCCCGCGCTCCTCGCGCTCGCCAGCCCGGCCCTCGCGCTTGATCCCTCCTGGCCCGACCTTCAGGCCGCGCTCTACGAGGGCCGCGCCCTGCTGCCAGGCGACGACGTCATCGCCATCGACGCCCCCTACCGCAGCGCCGACGATGCCCGCACCCGCATCGCCGCGCAGGTCGCCGCGCCCGAAGGCCGCCAGCTCGCCTCCCTCACCGTCATCCTCGATGAAAACCCGATGCCGGTCTCGGCGGTGTTCTCCTTTACCGAGCCCCTGCCCCGCTTCACCTTCGAGGCCACCTTCCGCGTCAACGGCCCCACGCCGCTGCACATGGTGGCCGAAACCACCGATGGCGCGCTCTGGGTGTCCGAAACCTTCGTCAAGACTTCCGGCAAGGGTGCCTGCTCGGCCCCGCCCGGCACCGACCCGGAGGAGGCGCTGGCCACCCTCGGCAACATGGAAATCGCGCTCTCTCCCCTGCCCTCCGAGTCCGCGCTCGACCGTCTCGGCGCGCTGGCCCACGGGCAGAAACAGGTCGACATCGACGTGAGCCACCCCAGCCATTCCGGCATGCAGATGGACCAGATCTCGCTGCTCTACATCCCCATGCGCTACGTCGAAAACCTTGATGTCGAGCTCGACGGCGGCGCCTATGTCGACATCACCGGCTCGATCTCGCTGTCAGAAAATCCCTCGGTCTCGCTCTCCGTGCCCCGCGCCGCGGGCCACATCGGCGTCACCATGACCGACACCGACGGCACCACCACCCACGCCGAACGCGCCCTGGCGGACTACTGA
- a CDS encoding ABC transporter substrate-binding protein, with the protein MRYLCTALLALWAVAVTASAARAVEVAAAVFRIDYPTLAPISRFETVPEDMGFAGAVLATEDNMTTGGFLGHSYSTETVSAPPEEADAAFAALLERGVKIIVVLARGEDVLRLADMAGEGRLVLNAGADDVALRSKQCRANLLHIAPSMAMKADAVAQFAVWKKWPEWFLIHGSNPADLAQAEAYRRAATKFGARIVEEREFEDTGGARRTDSGHVLVQRQIPVFSQGAEDHDIVIAADGSDLFAPYLPFHLWTPAPVMGAGGLRPVTFHGAQEAWGASQFQNRFEEISGRYMREEDYQVWLALRVVGEAVTRANTNEPAALRDYLLGPDFEVAAFKGVPLTFRSWNGQLRQPILLFDGRITASVSPQEGFLHQVSPLDTLGLDAPESACTAFGG; encoded by the coding sequence TTGCGATACCTTTGCACCGCGCTGCTGGCCCTCTGGGCCGTGGCCGTGACGGCCTCCGCCGCGCGGGCGGTGGAGGTGGCGGCGGCTGTCTTCCGGATCGACTACCCGACGCTGGCGCCGATCTCGCGTTTCGAGACGGTGCCCGAGGACATGGGCTTTGCCGGGGCGGTGCTGGCGACCGAAGACAACATGACCACCGGCGGGTTTCTGGGCCACAGCTACAGCACCGAAACCGTCTCGGCCCCGCCGGAAGAGGCGGATGCGGCCTTTGCGGCGCTGCTGGAGCGCGGCGTGAAGATCATCGTGGTGCTGGCGCGGGGCGAGGATGTGCTGCGGCTGGCCGATATGGCGGGCGAGGGGCGGCTGGTACTGAACGCGGGGGCCGATGATGTGGCGCTGCGCTCGAAGCAATGCCGCGCCAACCTGCTGCATATCGCGCCCTCCATGGCGATGAAGGCCGATGCGGTGGCGCAGTTCGCGGTGTGGAAGAAGTGGCCCGAGTGGTTTTTGATCCACGGCTCCAACCCGGCGGACTTGGCGCAGGCGGAGGCCTACCGCCGCGCGGCCACCAAGTTTGGCGCGCGGATCGTGGAGGAGCGTGAGTTCGAGGATACCGGCGGCGCGAGGCGCACGGATTCCGGCCACGTGCTCGTGCAACGGCAGATTCCGGTCTTCAGCCAGGGTGCGGAGGACCATGACATCGTGATCGCCGCCGATGGCTCCGACCTTTTTGCCCCATATCTGCCATTTCACCTCTGGACGCCCGCGCCGGTGATGGGGGCAGGGGGCTTGCGTCCGGTGACCTTCCATGGCGCGCAGGAAGCCTGGGGCGCGAGCCAGTTTCAGAACCGTTTTGAGGAGATTTCCGGCCGCTACATGCGCGAGGAGGATTATCAGGTGTGGCTGGCGCTGCGGGTGGTGGGCGAGGCGGTGACGCGGGCCAACACCAACGAGCCTGCCGCGCTGCGCGACTACCTGCTCGGCCCCGATTTCGAGGTGGCCGCCTTCAAGGGCGTGCCGCTGACTTTCCGTTCGTGGAACGGGCAATTGCGCCAGCCGATCCTGCTGTTTGACGGGCGGATCACAGCCAGCGTCTCACCGCAGGAGGGCTTTCTGCATCAGGTTTCGCCGCTCGACACGCTCGGGCTGGACGCGCCGGAGAGCGCCTGCACGGCCTTTGGAGGATAG
- a CDS encoding c-type cytochrome, methanol metabolism-related, translated as MQPMRTLVASALIAALAAPLAAQEAETDNISVAYEEDGRYYTEDDIPTYNVTEDGKKVDWLTYSGFRRYHSECHVCHGPEGMGSSYAPALKDSAIDMDYYDFVDVVVNGRQKVNASENSVMPAFGDNPNVMCYLDDIYVYLKARGTEAVPRGRPGGREDKTDAIREAENACLGM; from the coding sequence ATGCAACCGATGCGCACCCTTGTCGCCTCTGCACTCATCGCAGCCCTGGCCGCTCCGCTGGCCGCGCAGGAGGCCGAGACCGACAACATCTCCGTCGCCTATGAGGAAGACGGCCGCTACTACACCGAAGATGACATCCCCACCTACAACGTGACGGAGGATGGCAAGAAGGTGGACTGGCTGACCTATTCGGGCTTTCGCCGCTACCATTCGGAATGCCACGTCTGCCACGGGCCGGAGGGCATGGGGTCTTCCTACGCCCCGGCGCTGAAGGATTCCGCCATCGACATGGATTACTACGACTTCGTCGATGTGGTGGTGAATGGGCGCCAGAAGGTGAATGCCTCCGAGAACTCGGTGATGCCCGCCTTCGGCGATAACCCCAATGTCATGTGCTATCTCGACGACATCTATGTTTACCTCAAGGCGCGCGGCACCGAGGCCGTGCCACGTGGTCGCCCCGGCGGCCGGGAGGACAAGACCGATGCGATCCGCGAAGCGGAGAACGCCTGCCTTGGCATGTAG
- a CDS encoding PQQ-dependent catabolism-associated CXXCW motif protein, translating into MRPRALLPLVVAAVLAAPAMAQVREPDDYRMEDYRAPVPETLAGGRVLGPEGAHELWLVGGVAFIDVLPRAPKPEGLPEGTIWREKPRESIPGAIWLPNVGYGAIAEVTAQYFRDGLESATEGNTAHPVVFFCLADCWMSWNAAKRALEWGYSEVYWLPEGTDGWAFYDFPLEVVTPAPGG; encoded by the coding sequence ATGAGGCCCCGGGCGCTGCTGCCGCTTGTCGTGGCGGCGGTGCTCGCCGCGCCGGCGATGGCGCAGGTGAGGGAACCCGACGATTACCGGATGGAAGATTATCGCGCCCCGGTGCCCGAGACCCTCGCGGGCGGGCGTGTGCTGGGGCCGGAGGGCGCGCACGAGTTGTGGCTTGTCGGCGGCGTTGCCTTCATCGACGTGCTGCCCCGCGCGCCCAAGCCCGAGGGGCTGCCCGAGGGCACGATCTGGCGGGAAAAGCCGCGTGAGAGCATTCCGGGCGCGATCTGGCTGCCGAACGTGGGCTATGGCGCGATTGCCGAGGTGACAGCGCAGTATTTTCGTGACGGGTTGGAGAGCGCCACGGAGGGCAACACCGCGCATCCGGTGGTGTTCTTCTGTCTTGCGGACTGCTGGATGAGCTGGAACGCGGCGAAGCGGGCGCTGGAGTGGGGGTATTCGGAAGTCTACTGGCTGCCGGAGGGCACCGATGGCTGGGCGTTCTACGACTTTCCGCTCGAGGTGGTCACGCCGGCGCCGGGCGGCTAG
- a CDS encoding ABC transporter ATP-binding protein: MISVDIHSKRFGDTQVLGRVRFELGQGESLAVLGPSGVGKSTLLRIVGGIDRKFEGHVERPQRMGVVFQEPTLLPWRTALENLTLVHRGLSEAEGREALERVGIGDRAELFPGQLSLGQQRRLALARAFAGAPEFLVMDEPFVSLDAELAEGMMRLTEALIAEVRPAVLLVTHAREEAERLAGRIAHLEGRPAVLHPEEKDHLRCVKP; encoded by the coding sequence ATGATTTCGGTCGATATCCACAGCAAGAGGTTTGGCGACACGCAGGTTCTGGGGCGGGTGCGCTTCGAGCTGGGGCAGGGCGAGAGCCTTGCGGTGCTAGGGCCTTCGGGCGTGGGCAAGAGTACGCTGCTGCGGATCGTCGGCGGGATCGACCGGAAGTTCGAGGGGCATGTGGAGCGGCCGCAACGGATGGGGGTGGTGTTTCAGGAGCCGACGCTGCTGCCCTGGCGGACGGCGCTGGAGAACCTGACGCTGGTGCACCGGGGCTTGAGCGAGGCGGAAGGGCGGGAGGCCCTGGAGCGGGTCGGGATCGGCGACAGGGCCGAGTTGTTTCCGGGGCAGCTTTCGCTCGGGCAGCAGAGACGGCTGGCGCTGGCGCGGGCCTTTGCGGGGGCTCCGGAGTTTCTGGTGATGGACGAACCCTTTGTGTCGCTCGACGCCGAGCTGGCCGAGGGGATGATGCGGCTGACAGAGGCGCTCATCGCTGAAGTGCGCCCGGCGGTGCTGCTTGTGACCCATGCCCGCGAAGAGGCGGAGCGGCTGGCGGGGAGGATTGCGCATCTTGAAGGCAGGCCCGCGGTGCTGCATCCTGAGGAAAAGGATCACCTCAGATGCGTAAAGCCCTGA
- a CDS encoding YncE family protein, whose product MPAPTSLTRSLPTLAAALLIHPAAAGDLAFVTNQSSSDLSVIDLTTRTERARIPVPGQPAGVVAHGGMVWVVAPEAKSVRRFAADGTLQAETTLKGGPTGIALDPARERIFVSDWFNARIWVRDATSLAPITELATGAAPAGLEISPDGRWLAAAVRDAHEVAIFEAETLAPHATLPAGTRPYGLGFDPSGRLWVGNVGSNDVSVIDPAAAQPIANLPVGERPYGIAFARGRAFVTNQYADTVSVIDLASLAPLTTLDVGEYPEGIDVAAGGAQVVVAGWFSNTLTVIDAASLKVLAEIPTGDGPRAFGRFVMED is encoded by the coding sequence TTGCCGGCTCCAACTAGCCTTACCCGTTCCCTCCCCACCCTCGCCGCGGCGCTGCTTATCCACCCAGCCGCGGCGGGGGATCTTGCCTTTGTCACCAACCAGTCGTCTTCCGACCTCTCGGTGATCGACCTCACCACCCGGACGGAACGCGCCCGCATCCCGGTGCCGGGCCAGCCCGCCGGGGTGGTGGCCCATGGCGGCATGGTCTGGGTCGTCGCGCCCGAGGCCAAATCCGTCCGGCGCTTCGCCGCGGATGGCACACTTCAGGCCGAAACCACCCTCAAAGGCGGCCCCACCGGCATCGCGCTCGATCCCGCGCGCGAGCGCATCTTCGTCTCCGACTGGTTCAATGCCCGCATCTGGGTGCGCGACGCCACCAGTCTCGCCCCGATCACCGAGCTTGCCACCGGCGCCGCTCCCGCCGGGCTGGAAATCTCGCCCGATGGCCGATGGCTCGCGGCGGCGGTGCGCGATGCCCATGAGGTTGCCATCTTCGAGGCTGAAACCCTCGCCCCCCACGCCACCCTCCCCGCCGGAACCCGTCCCTACGGGCTGGGGTTCGATCCGTCCGGCAGGCTCTGGGTCGGCAATGTCGGCTCCAACGATGTCAGCGTCATCGACCCCGCCGCCGCCCAGCCCATCGCCAACCTGCCGGTGGGCGAGCGGCCCTATGGCATCGCCTTCGCCCGGGGCCGCGCCTTCGTGACAAACCAATATGCCGATACGGTTTCCGTGATAGACTTGGCCAGCCTCGCCCCGCTCACCACCCTCGATGTGGGCGAATACCCCGAAGGCATCGACGTGGCCGCAGGCGGGGCGCAGGTGGTGGTGGCGGGCTGGTTCTCCAACACGCTCACCGTGATCGACGCCGCCAGCCTCAAGGTGCTGGCCGAAATTCCCACCGGCGATGGCCCCCGCGCCTTCGGCCGTTTCGTGATGGAGGATTAG
- a CDS encoding ATP-binding cassette domain-containing protein yields the protein MSEALTLRDVSFSYGPKRALDGVSFSLEAGRFCALLGPNGAGKSTLFALLTRLLVTRQGVIRVAGHDMAREPRAALAKIGVVFQQPTLDLDMTVARNMSYFAALHGLSGRAAQASIDGALDRLEMRERAGEKVRNLNGGHRRRMEIARALVHRPELLLLDEPTVGLDTASRIAITEHVHMLAGQGLSVLWCTHLVDEIAPQDDVVVLHKGRVLAQDRAETLAGSGTLQDAFMRMTARDAAVGQGA from the coding sequence GTGAGCGAGGCGCTTACCCTGCGAGACGTATCGTTCAGCTACGGGCCGAAGCGGGCGCTGGACGGGGTGAGCTTTTCTCTGGAGGCGGGGCGGTTCTGTGCGCTGCTGGGGCCGAACGGCGCCGGGAAATCGACACTCTTTGCGCTGCTCACCCGGCTGCTGGTGACACGGCAGGGCGTGATCCGGGTGGCCGGGCACGACATGGCCCGCGAACCGCGCGCGGCGCTGGCAAAGATCGGCGTGGTGTTTCAACAGCCGACGCTTGATCTCGATATGACAGTGGCCCGCAACATGAGCTACTTCGCGGCGCTGCACGGGCTCTCGGGACGCGCGGCGCAGGCCAGCATTGACGGGGCGCTGGACCGGCTGGAAATGCGGGAGCGGGCCGGGGAGAAGGTGCGCAACCTCAATGGCGGGCACCGCAGGCGGATGGAGATTGCGAGGGCGCTGGTGCATAGGCCGGAACTGCTGCTGCTCGACGAGCCGACGGTGGGGCTCGACACCGCATCCCGGATCGCGATTACCGAGCATGTTCATATGCTTGCAGGTCAAGGTTTAAGCGTTCTCTGGTGCACGCACCTGGTGGATGAGATCGCGCCTCAAGATGATGTGGTGGTGCTCCACAAGGGCCGGGTGCTGGCACAGGACCGGGCCGAAACACTGGCCGGCAGCGGCACGCTGCAGGACGCCTTCATGCGGATGACGGCCCGTGACGCGGCCGTGGGGCAGGGCGCGTGA
- a CDS encoding ABC transporter substrate-binding protein, with product MKTLRTLALSGVAVIAGAMGALAQDLPVIRLATLEIGTVNWELTTIKENGLDEKNGFTLEIQSYADNGATRVALEGGAADVAVADWIWVARQRAAGKDYVVVPYSKAVGGLVVPEDSTAQSLEDLKGAKIGIAGGPLDKSWLILRAYAQQEYGMDLKAETEQVFGAPPLIFKSGLSGETQGAINFWHFLAKMKAAGMRELISVDTASRGLGLDPETPLLGYVLKESFLAEHPDLGHALYRASRDAKDLLASDDAAWEAVRDQMNVQNDAQFETLKADFIAGIPLDQPVSRAGADALLKVMAELGGEELVGQATSLPEGLFLDDE from the coding sequence ATGAAGACATTGAGAACACTTGCCCTTTCCGGGGTCGCGGTGATTGCCGGAGCGATGGGTGCGCTGGCGCAGGATCTGCCTGTCATCCGGCTGGCGACGCTGGAGATCGGGACGGTCAACTGGGAGCTGACCACGATCAAGGAGAACGGGCTGGACGAGAAGAACGGCTTCACCCTCGAGATCCAGAGCTATGCCGACAATGGCGCGACCCGCGTGGCGCTGGAGGGCGGCGCGGCCGATGTGGCCGTGGCCGACTGGATCTGGGTGGCGCGGCAGCGGGCGGCGGGCAAGGACTATGTCGTGGTGCCCTACTCCAAGGCGGTTGGCGGGCTTGTGGTGCCGGAAGACAGCACCGCGCAGAGCCTCGAAGACCTGAAGGGCGCCAAGATCGGCATTGCCGGCGGGCCGCTCGACAAGAGCTGGCTGATCCTGCGGGCCTATGCGCAGCAGGAATACGGCATGGACCTGAAGGCCGAGACCGAGCAGGTGTTCGGCGCGCCGCCGCTGATCTTCAAGAGCGGGCTTTCGGGCGAGACGCAGGGGGCGATCAACTTCTGGCATTTCCTTGCCAAGATGAAAGCCGCCGGGATGCGCGAGCTGATTTCGGTCGATACCGCCAGCCGGGGGCTGGGGCTTGACCCGGAGACGCCTCTGCTGGGCTATGTGCTGAAAGAGAGCTTTCTGGCCGAGCACCCCGACCTTGGCCATGCGCTTTACCGGGCCAGCCGCGATGCGAAGGACCTGCTAGCCAGCGACGATGCCGCATGGGAGGCGGTACGAGACCAGATGAACGTGCAGAACGATGCGCAATTCGAGACCCTGAAGGCCGATTTCATCGCCGGGATTCCGCTGGACCAGCCGGTGAGCCGGGCCGGGGCCGATGCGCTGCTGAAGGTGATGGCCGAGCTTGGCGGAGAGGAACTGGTGGGGCAGGCGACCTCGCTGCCCGAGGGGCTGTTTCTTGATGACGAGTAG
- a CDS encoding YVTN family beta-propeller repeat protein — protein MRMLLAALLITTAGPALAGKVFVSNERGNTVTVLDSESWEVLEEFAAGNRPRGITMSPDGKLLYVCASDDDLVRVFDTETYEELYTLPSGPDPELFVLHPSGNPLYIANEDDNLVTVVDTESHTVLAEVPVGVEPEGMGISADSKWVVNTSETTNMAHFIDTGDYAIKHNILVDQRPRYAEFTADGKWLFVTSEIGGTVSAIDMTGEAPELKQKIGFEVAGVLPEWLQPVGAKATSDGKWLFVALGPANRVAVIDIETMEVEKYILVGQRVWQLAFTPGEEFLITTNGNSNDVTIIDVEAQEAIKSVQVGQQPWGAVVTPE, from the coding sequence ATGAGAATGCTGCTGGCTGCCCTGCTCATCACCACCGCCGGCCCGGCGCTGGCGGGCAAGGTGTTTGTTTCAAACGAGCGGGGCAACACTGTGACGGTGCTCGACAGCGAAAGCTGGGAGGTGCTGGAGGAATTTGCCGCCGGAAACCGTCCGCGCGGGATCACCATGAGCCCCGATGGCAAGCTGCTCTATGTCTGCGCCAGCGATGACGATCTGGTGCGGGTGTTCGACACCGAGACCTATGAGGAGCTTTATACCCTGCCGAGCGGGCCGGACCCGGAGCTGTTTGTGCTGCACCCCTCCGGCAACCCGCTTTATATCGCCAATGAGGACGACAACCTTGTGACCGTGGTGGACACCGAGAGCCACACCGTGCTGGCCGAGGTGCCGGTGGGGGTGGAACCCGAGGGAATGGGGATTTCGGCTGACAGCAAATGGGTGGTGAACACCTCGGAAACCACCAACATGGCGCATTTCATCGACACCGGGGATTATGCGATCAAGCATAACATCCTTGTCGACCAGCGCCCGCGCTATGCCGAGTTTACCGCCGATGGCAAATGGCTCTTCGTGACCTCAGAGATCGGCGGCACGGTGAGCGCGATCGACATGACGGGTGAGGCCCCGGAGCTGAAACAGAAGATCGGTTTCGAGGTGGCGGGCGTGCTGCCGGAGTGGCTGCAACCGGTGGGAGCCAAGGCCACCTCGGACGGCAAATGGCTGTTCGTGGCGCTTGGCCCGGCAAATCGGGTGGCGGTGATCGACATCGAGACGATGGAGGTGGAGAAATACATCCTCGTCGGGCAGCGCGTGTGGCAGTTGGCCTTCACGCCGGGGGAGGAATTTCTGATCACCACAAACGGCAATTCCAACGATGTGACGATCATCGACGTGGAGGCGCAGGAGGCGATCAAGTCCGTGCAGGTGGGGCAACAGCCCTGGGGCGCCGTGGTGACGCCGGAATGA
- a CDS encoding substrate-binding domain-containing protein: protein MRSAKRRTPALACRARALTWAAGLALLASSAVAQTSDLVSKTALRVCADPANAPMSMEDGSGYENQLADLIASKLELPVEYTWFPMATGFIRQTLRANRCDVVMGYAQGHELVLNTNHYMTSVYVLIVPEGGPLAAVEALSDPALKEARIGIVAGSPPATHMARNGLIGRAKAYNLTVDRRVESPTVDMLNDLEEGDIDAAILWGPIGGPLVKQAHPGFKVIPLLKEELPPRLFFRITMGVRQGDKVWQRKLNSLIRRHQDEINAILRDAGVPLLADMGDGMLDAGQ, encoded by the coding sequence ATGCGATCCGCGAAGCGGAGAACGCCTGCCTTGGCATGTAGGGCAAGGGCGCTGACATGGGCGGCGGGGCTGGCTTTGCTGGCCTCTTCCGCCGTTGCGCAGACCTCGGACCTCGTGAGCAAGACCGCGCTGCGGGTCTGTGCCGACCCGGCGAATGCGCCGATGTCGATGGAGGATGGCAGCGGCTACGAGAACCAGTTGGCGGATCTGATTGCCTCCAAGCTGGAGTTGCCGGTGGAATACACATGGTTTCCGATGGCGACCGGCTTCATCCGCCAGACCCTGCGGGCCAATCGCTGCGACGTGGTGATGGGCTATGCGCAGGGCCATGAGCTGGTGTTGAACACAAACCACTACATGACCTCGGTCTACGTGCTGATCGTGCCCGAGGGCGGGCCGCTGGCGGCGGTGGAGGCGCTTTCGGACCCGGCCCTGAAGGAGGCGCGGATCGGCATTGTCGCCGGCAGCCCTCCGGCCACCCACATGGCCCGCAACGGGCTGATCGGGCGGGCGAAAGCCTACAACCTGACGGTGGACAGGCGGGTGGAATCTCCGACCGTCGACATGCTGAACGACCTTGAAGAAGGCGATATCGACGCGGCCATTCTCTGGGGCCCGATTGGCGGGCCGCTGGTGAAGCAGGCGCATCCGGGGTTCAAGGTGATCCCGCTGCTGAAGGAGGAGCTGCCGCCGCGGCTGTTCTTCCGCATCACCATGGGGGTGCGGCAGGGCGACAAGGTTTGGCAGCGCAAGCTGAATTCGCTGATCCGGCGTCATCAGGACGAGATCAACGCCATCCTGCGGGATGCGGGCGTGCCGCTGCTCGCCGATATGGGCGACGGGATGCTGGACGCGGGGCAATGA